From Aedes albopictus strain Foshan chromosome 1, AalbF5, whole genome shotgun sequence, one genomic window encodes:
- the LOC109431480 gene encoding inhibin beta chain-like, with product MNEAREAAPGHQFFVFPSLNSLPSTTHGIRIYNATLWIRLELKVKHADNYWASYGNKNLILWVFRLISGSKNVLNDEEEFTKHTAMVAKHTISVEKLGWQEIDVTNAVRAWHSEKTNDSLRLFVDCSGCGNKITIHLFDENQNKNKESFLKAQKINPKKKPENFIDYNRPYLYVSLATNHVKRLRRRALDCTGAPNEQCCKQKFYVDFKALKWDDWIIRPHGYFANYCKGSCLLPDKFSAEYQYVVDEYRRQGQLTGIHQCCAPTKYSPMSLIFYGPDSRVIKQDLSKMIVEECGCP from the exons ATGAATGAAGCCA GAGAAGCCGCTCCGGGTCATCAGTTCTTTGTGTTCCCGTCGTTGAACTCTTTGCCCTCTACAACGCACGGTATACGCATCTACAATGCGACCCTGTGGATACGGCTGGAACTAAAGGTAAAACACGCGGACAACTATTGGGCCTCGTACGGAAACAAGAATCTTATACTTTGGGTGTTTCGTCTGATAAGCGGATCCAAGAATGTGCTCAACGATGAAGAG GAATTCACGAAACACACGGCCATGGTGGCCAAACATACAATATCGGTGGAAAAGCTGGGATGGCAAGAGATAGACGTCACAAATGCTGTCCGAGCATGGCACTCGGAGAAAACCAACGACAGTCTGCGGTTGTTTGTGGATTGCTCAGGTTGTGGAAATAAAATCACCATCCATCTGTTCGACGAGAATCAAAACAAGAACAAGGAATCGTTCCTGAAGGCGCAAAAGATAAACCCCAAGAAGAAACCGGAAAATTTTATCGATTACAATAGGCCTTACCTTTACGTGAGCCTTGCGACAAACCATGTGAAGCGTCTGCGGAGACGTGCTCTGGATTGTACCGGTGCCCCGAACGAGCAGTGTTGCAAGCAGAAGTTCTACGTGGACTTCAAGGCGCTCAAGTGGGACGACTGGATCATACGACCTCACGGGTACTTCGCCAACTACTGCAAAGGGAGTTGCCTGCTGCCGGACAAGTTTTCAGCGGAATACCAATACGTGGTGGACGAATACCGACGGCAGGGTCAACTTACAGGAATCCACCAATGCTGTGCACCGACCAAGTACTCACCAATGTCCCTCATTTTCTACGGACCAGACTCTCGCGTCATCAAGCAGGACCTTTCGAAGATGATTGTAGAAGAATGCGGTTGTCCATAA
- the LOC109431478 gene encoding tRNA-dihydrouridine(20) synthase [NAD(P)+]-like isoform X1 yields the protein MKQTLDYANKVILAPMVRVGTLPMRLLALSFGADIVYSEEIIDWKLLKSERRVNDVLKTVDYVDKTDGTIIFRTCEKEKGKVVLQLGTANAERALQVGLKLQGDIAALDVNMGCPKDFSIKGGMGVALLYDLERAKGILKTLVDNLNIPVTCKIRIMPELEDTIRTVQELESTGIAAIAVHGRTKIERPRHPVHPDVIREVAKVAKIPVIANGGSQEMNKRSDILKFRDACGASSVMVARAAQWNCSIFRAEGQLPIEEIIDRYLRLAIEYDNPPSNTKYCVQMILRDLQESEKGRKFLDSQTLEQICDVFSLGQYCRAKQLEYHNAGIQGRRQAAPQRDDNEQDENCPSKKAKVENNGIGEEVIQHNISFIRVNYNDDVELPKSKLYLYTVRNNLKLPKYEVIHKDKLFRAIVQVGDGKYSSSFWEKSKKYAEQSAALTSLLHLGIVSREKLIENGSMIG from the exons ATGAAGCAAACATTGGACTATGCGAATAAAGTGATCCTGGCACCCATGGTCCGAGTGGGAACGCTGCCAATGCGTTTGCTAGCGCTGTCGTTCGGAGCCGACATCGTCTACTCGGAGGAAATCATCGACTGGAAGCTGCTCAAGTCGGAACGAAGGGTGAACG ATGTTCTAAAGACAGTGGACTATGTCGACAAAACGGACGGAACCATCATATTTCGAACGTGCGAAAAGGAAAAGGGGAAAGTGGTACTTCAGCTTGGAACGGCCAACGCAGAGAGGGCTTTGCAGGTGGGATTGAAACTGCAGGGCGACATTGCTGCTCTGGACGTGAACATGGGTTGCCCGAAGGATTTCTCCATCAAGGGTGGCATGGGTGTGGCCTTGCTGTACGATCTGGAGCGGGCCAAAGGAATCCTGAAGACGCTGGTGGATAATCTGAACATTCCGGTCACGTGTAAGATTAGAATAATGCCCGAGTTGGAGGACACAATAAGAACCGTGCAGGAGCTGGAATCAACCGGTATTGCGGCGATAGCAGTGCACGGACGGACAAAAATTGAACGACCTCGACATCCGGTGCATCCAG ACGTGATTCGGGAAGTGGCCAAGGTAGCAAAAATCCCGGTCATTGCGAACGGAGGCTCACAGGAGATGAACAAGCGGTCCGATATCCTTAAGTTCCGGGATGCTTGCGGGGCTTCCAGTGTCATGGTAGCGAGAGCCGCCCAGTGGAATTGTTCCATTTTCCGTGCCGAAGGCCAGTTGCCCATTGAGGAAATCATCGATCGATACCTCCGGCTGGCAATAGAGTACGACAACCCTCCCTCGAATACCAAGTATTGCGTCCAAATGATTCTAAGAGATTTGCAAGAATCGGAGAAAGGACGAAAGTTTTTGGATAGTCAAACGTTGGAGCAAATTTG TGACGTGTTCAGCCTGGGGCAATACTGTAGAGCAAAGCAGCTTGAGTATCACAATGCTGGCATTCAGGGACGGAGACAAGCTGCACCCCAGAGAGACGATAACGAAcaagatgaaaattgtccctccaaGAAGGCCAAAGTAGAAAACAACGGTATTGGCGAAGAAGTGATACAGCACAACATCAGTTTCATCCGGGTGAACTATAACGATG aTGTAGAGCTACCCAAAAGTAAGCTGTACCTGTACACGGTGCGGAACAACCTGAAGCTGCCAAAGTACGAAGTGATACACAAGGACAAACTGTTCCGAGCCATCGTCCAAGTCGGCGACGGCAAATACAGCAGTTCGTTTTGGGAGAAAAGTAAAAAGTATGCGGAACAATCTGCCGCACTTACCAGCCTACTTCATCTGGGCATTGTCAGTAGGGAAAAACTAATCGAAAATGGATCCATGATAGGATGA
- the LOC109431478 gene encoding tRNA-dihydrouridine(20) synthase [NAD(P)+]-like isoform X2: MKQTLDYANKVILAPMVRVGTLPMRLLALSFGADIVYSEEIIDWKLLKSERRVNDVLKTVDYVDKTDGTIIFRTCEKEKGKVVLQLGTANAERALQVGLKLQGDIAALDVNMGCPKDFSIKGGMGVALLYDLERAKGILKTLVDNLNIPVTCKIRIMPELEDTIRTVQELESTGIAAIAVHGRTKIERPRHPVHPDVIREVAKVAKIPVIANGGSQEMNKRSDILKFRDACGASSVMVARAAQWNCSIFRAEGQLPIEEIIDRYLRLAIEYDNPPSNTKYCVQMILRDLQESEKGRKFLDSQTLEQICDVFSLGQYCRAKQLEYHNAGIQGRRQAAPQRDDNEQDENCPSKKAKVENNGIGEEVIQHNISFIRVNYNDAIYFQFQM, encoded by the exons ATGAAGCAAACATTGGACTATGCGAATAAAGTGATCCTGGCACCCATGGTCCGAGTGGGAACGCTGCCAATGCGTTTGCTAGCGCTGTCGTTCGGAGCCGACATCGTCTACTCGGAGGAAATCATCGACTGGAAGCTGCTCAAGTCGGAACGAAGGGTGAACG ATGTTCTAAAGACAGTGGACTATGTCGACAAAACGGACGGAACCATCATATTTCGAACGTGCGAAAAGGAAAAGGGGAAAGTGGTACTTCAGCTTGGAACGGCCAACGCAGAGAGGGCTTTGCAGGTGGGATTGAAACTGCAGGGCGACATTGCTGCTCTGGACGTGAACATGGGTTGCCCGAAGGATTTCTCCATCAAGGGTGGCATGGGTGTGGCCTTGCTGTACGATCTGGAGCGGGCCAAAGGAATCCTGAAGACGCTGGTGGATAATCTGAACATTCCGGTCACGTGTAAGATTAGAATAATGCCCGAGTTGGAGGACACAATAAGAACCGTGCAGGAGCTGGAATCAACCGGTATTGCGGCGATAGCAGTGCACGGACGGACAAAAATTGAACGACCTCGACATCCGGTGCATCCAG ACGTGATTCGGGAAGTGGCCAAGGTAGCAAAAATCCCGGTCATTGCGAACGGAGGCTCACAGGAGATGAACAAGCGGTCCGATATCCTTAAGTTCCGGGATGCTTGCGGGGCTTCCAGTGTCATGGTAGCGAGAGCCGCCCAGTGGAATTGTTCCATTTTCCGTGCCGAAGGCCAGTTGCCCATTGAGGAAATCATCGATCGATACCTCCGGCTGGCAATAGAGTACGACAACCCTCCCTCGAATACCAAGTATTGCGTCCAAATGATTCTAAGAGATTTGCAAGAATCGGAGAAAGGACGAAAGTTTTTGGATAGTCAAACGTTGGAGCAAATTTG TGACGTGTTCAGCCTGGGGCAATACTGTAGAGCAAAGCAGCTTGAGTATCACAATGCTGGCATTCAGGGACGGAGACAAGCTGCACCCCAGAGAGACGATAACGAAcaagatgaaaattgtccctccaaGAAGGCCAAAGTAGAAAACAACGGTATTGGCGAAGAAGTGATACAGCACAACATCAGTTTCATCCGGGTGAACTATAACGATG caatttattttcaatttcagaTGTAG
- the LOC109415572 gene encoding run domain Beclin-1-interacting and cysteine-rich domain-containing protein has protein sequence MEFVVKSSASNDAASHECREILLELITASNELTSHIRFQGASSQDVDDSGGGSVLGSYDPDRLEPLYRSIKRIFTHRIKAFTEKNEPDVWEVIKGLKFSNPTISLHVTRPRPATTVVSEDKGLQWIFQCAQQRCLSKNLNWLVNDKEHMRHCYKSTAFLRDERYADAMMISFNALERGQPALLSRIDPGLYDARDDSTLIGGIKRSESHPNFLLKAVAASAKQDKSGLKRRQTIHHSNSRSNLRRKKIGKVSRSLPNIALKDHYHSARKRPPDCIDGNKENEITGVVVPKFCYSGNESLPKPSLNVLNCDNIKIYTDSSSSSQQQEGTSPSNAPTKKMESSNSKPDLFSLAKLTGSPMILINEFIPQYGEKISKSNDNKSVGSLLEIPSRPQPGQSLTSYLKTVSISRTNTELDRENAHFSLSEALIATFEQLKWNEKEAAMRRSGLRKLPSNSNFWTSGSGSPQFFEGGHKSSEDSANNISPSTGSRGSDSTAVSSLSSGGSSVESGELHSKYLRQISSNYANRSSSGDEDLEAVEASECGDTKSYSAEAVALSLLSKFNEKQLPTACEMLWLVSEQDAPQQLLPIPPDGYIANPDDQNGVNTIIRGTREWAPPRPQIIFTYCNQWSDRRAQMQKQNNRCAGCGMKVAQAYSSRFRYCHYLGKYNCSGCHKNHMAAIPAKVIERWDFTFYPVCSFAYRLLNEIIACPLYRINHLNPKLYEKVRVLQVARNIRKNLKYIKDFIVNCRFATEMKGQFHNVPEHITSELDSWSMADFISVRNGSFQKEKTDLIRRCEKHIFECELCIAHGFFCENCDRKEIIFPWQKRVVKCSKCGACYHDTCWLSDCVKCDRLQRRQVTRK, from the exons ATGGAGTTCGTCGTGAAATCATCAGCATCCAATGACGCAGCATCACACGAATGCAGGGAGATTCTACTGGAGCTAATCACGGCCAGCAACGAGCTGACCAGCCATATTCGCTTCCAAGGAGCATCTTCGCAAGATGTCGACGATTCCGGCGGTGGTTCCGTGCTCGGATCGTATGATCCGGACCGACTGGAGCCTCTGTATCGTAGCATCAAGCGAATATTCACCCACAGAATCAAGGCCTTCACGGAAAAG AACGAACCAGATGTTTGGGAGGTGATCAAAGGCCTTAAATTCTCGAATCCCACAATATCGCTGCATGTGACACGACCTAGACCAGCCACGACAGTCGTAAGCGAAGACAAAGGTCTGCAGTGGATATTTCAGTGCGCTCAGCAGCGCTGCCTTTCGAAGAATCTAAACTGGCTGGTTAACGATAAGGAACATATGCGCCATTGCTACAAGTCGACAGCTTTCCTCAGAGACGAGCGTTATGCAGACGCGATGATGATAAGCTTCAATGCACTGGAAAGGGGACAACCGGCCCTGCTGTCCCGGATCGATCCCGGCTTGTATGACGCACGGGACGATAGCACTCTCATCGGAGGAATCAAGCGGTCCGAATCTCATCCGAACTTTTTGCTGAAAGCGGTTGCCGCCAGTGCGAAGCAGGACAAAAGTGGCCTTAAAAGACGGCAGACGATCCACCATTCGAACTCTCGGAGCAATTTGCGCCGGAAGAAGATCGGCAAGGTGTCCCGAAGTCTGCCGAACATTGCCCTGAAGGATCACTATCATTCCGCGAGGAAGCGGCCACCCGACTGCATCGATGGCAACAAGGAGAATGAAATCACCGGAGTCGTTGTGCCAAAGTTCTGCTACAGTGGTAATGAGAG TTTGCCAAAACCATCGCTGAACGTGCTGAATTGTGATAATATAAAAATTTATACCGATTCATCCAGCAGCAGCCAACAACAGGAAGGAACCAGCCCATCGAATGCTCCAACCAAAAAGATGGAAAGCAGCAACTCAAAGCCGGACCTGTTCAGCTTGGCCAAGCTAACCGGCAGCCCAATGATTCTTATAAACGAATTTATTCCACAATACGGCGAAAAGATTAGCAAATCCAACGACAACAAGAGTGTTGGAAGCCTGTTGGAAATTCCGTCCCGTCCCCAACCTGGTCAAAGTTTGACCTCGTACCTGAAAACGGTATCCATTTCTCGAACCAACACCGAACTGGATCGGGAGAATGCGCACTTCAGCTTGTCGGAAGCACTTATTGCGACATTTGAGCAATTAAAGTGGAACGAAAAGGAAGCGGCCATGAGGCGAAGCGGATTGCGGAAGCTTCCGTCCAACTCCAATTTCTGGACGTCGGGTTCGGGGTCTCCGCAGTTTTTCGAGGGTGGTCACAAAAGCAGCGAAGATTCAGCGAACAATATCAGCCCCTCAACCGGTTCCAGAGGGAGTGATTCAACAGCAGTCTCGTCCTTATCCAGCGGAGGTAGCAGTGTGGAGTCCGGGGAATTACACTCTAAATACCTGCGACAAATCTCGTCCAATTATGCCAATCGATCTTCCTCTGGAGATGAAGACCTCGAAGCAGTGGAAGCCAGCGAATGTGGTGACACAAAATCGTATTCTGCCGAAGCAGTGGCTCTCAGTTTGCTCTCGAAATTCAACGAAAAACAGCTGCCAACGGCTTGCGAAATGCTCTGGTTGGTGTCCGAGCAGGATGCACCCCAACAGCTGCTTCCGATTCCGCCGGATGGATATATTGCCAATCCGGACGACCAGAACGGGGTGAACACGATCATCCGTGGGACGCGAGAGTGGGCTCCGCCACGGCCTCAAATAATCTTCACCTACTGCAACCAATGGTCAGA CCGCCGAGCACAAATGCAAAAGCAGAACAACCGATGCGCCGGCTGTGGAATGAAGGTCGCACAAGCATATTCCAGCCGGTTCCGATATTGCCATTATCTGGGCAAGTACAATTGCTCCGGGTGCCATAAAAATCACATGGCTGCCATTCCAGCCAAAGTTATTGAACG ATGGGATTTTACGTTCTATCCAGTTTGCAGTTTCGCCTATCGGTTGCTAAACGAAATAATTGCATGCCCTCTCTATCGAATAAACCACCTGAATCCGAAGCTGTACGAGAAGGTGCGAGTTCTGCAAGTAGCTCGAAATATAAGGAAGAATCTAAAATACATTAAGGATTTCATCGTGAACTGTCGCTTTGCCACAGA GATGAAGGGCCAATTCCATAACGTTCCGGAACACATAACATCTGAGCTGGATAGTTGGTCTATGGCGGACTTTATTTCCGTTAGGAATGGATCATTCCAAAAGGAAAAGACCGATTTAATCAGGCGCTGTGAGAAGCACATATTCGAGTGTGAG CTCTGCATAGCGCATGGGTTCTTTTGCGAAAACTGTGATCGCAAGGAGATTATTTTTCCTTGGCAAAAACGTGTAGTGAAATGTAGCAAATGTGGCGCGTGCTATCACGACACCTGTTGGCTGTCCGACTGCGTGAAGTGTGATCGACTGCAGCGCCGGCAGGTGACCCGAAAGTGA